Within Staphylococcus sp. NRL 16/872, the genomic segment GTAAACTTAACTGTATCGCCTTTAATTTGTAATTCTTTAGCAGTTTCAACATCTGTGATGAAATCATCATCATCTAATGTGTAAGAAACTCGTGGAATTTCTAGGCCTTTAATGTTTGTTAAACGTGCTTTTTCACGTAATTGGTTTTTAGCAAATGGCTCAGAAACAATTTCTTTTGATAATGTTTTTGGTAAGAATTTGTCTCCACCAGACTCATTACCAGTAGGTAAAGCATGTAATAAACGTTGTGCTTCTACAGATGGTTTTTCAAATTCTGTAGGTAAGATAGCATGACGATAGAATTCAGCTTTAGCTTTAACTAATTTTTCATCATCATTTAAAGATTGGTAAGTTTCACCTTTATCTTTAACTTTTTCTTTCTCTTTTTCTTCGATATCTGAAACTTGGCGTTCAACGATTTCAAAACGTTGTTGTAATCCTGCTTTTTCAGTCTCTAATTGTTTGATATCGTCCATGCTAGCGTTTGGATCAGTCGCTTTTTGGCTTAATTCTTCGTTTTTGTTCTTTAATTGTTGTCCAATCATTCCTAACGATTGCTTTAATTCATATAATGTTGGCATTATAGGTTTCCTCCTAAAAATTCATAGTTATTTTTAAATTTTCACATTCTCGTCTAATTTTTTCTCTTGCTTCTTTTTCTTCTTGTGACATTGCTTTTTTAGGTGTTTCAACCGAATCAGATGTATCTATATCATCAATTTTTGTAATTTTATCTACATCTTTTTCAACAACTTCAGGTACATTATTAAATCGTTTGAATTGTTCTTCAGAAATACTTGCAGCCATCTCATTAGCTCCTATCACTTCATCAACAAAGCCCATTGATAATGCTTCGTCGGCTGTTAACCAAGTTTCAACATCTAACAATTGCTTTAGTTCTTCTTGTGTAAGTGAAGTCGCTTTATCTAAATAAGCTGTATTACTTACACTGTCTGTTTTATCGAGTAAATCGGCTGTTTTACGCAATTCTTCGGTGTTACCAACGGTCATAACCCATGAATTATGAATCATAAGAAAGCTATTTTTGTGCATAAAAATAGTGTCACCGCTCATTGCGATAACACTTGCGATAGATGCTGCTAATGCATCAATGTAAATATTTATTTTTGCGCTATGCATTTTTAACATGTTGTAAATAGCGTGACCTTCAAAAACACTTCCACCTGATGAGTTGATATGCACATCAATTTCGTTAACATCACCCAATTCATCAAGTTGGTTTTTAAAATCTGTAGCCGTTACGTCTGTTTCAAACCATTTATCACTGACGATATCGCCATAAATGTAAATCTCGCCTTTACTCTGTGACTTCCTTTTCATTTGGAAGTACTTCGGTTTCATTGGCATCTTTATCACCACCTTTCAATGATTTTCTTTGTTCTAATGGTGTGTCAATTGGATATAAGTCACCACTAATTAATGGTTTGTCGCCACCTTCAACTGGTGGAAGGTCTTCCCACTCACGAATATCATTGATTGTGTAATAACCACTACGTACTGCTTTAAAGTAGACTTCTGCTTGAGTAGCACTGTCTGCTCTAAGATATGATTTCACATTAAATTTAAAGTAACGATTCTTTTGTCTGTCTAATTTTGTTAAAAGTTTTCTATTAAATTCCTCTTCATACTGTTTAATGATAGGTAATAGAGTATGTTGAAGGTAATATCTATTCAATTCTTCATTCTTAGCAAAATTAGCGCTAGACTTTGCATTTAAAAACATGGATGGTATTTGAAATACGTTAGCCACACGTTCACGAGTTAAGTTTTCACTTGCGACTATATCTTCTGATACATACTTTTTAGGCAAAGGTTCAATTTCAACACCAGGTTCTTGAAAAAGAATACCGCCATTATCGTTGTAAAACTCTTTAAAATTATTAATAACTGCATTTCTTTTCTCGGGAGATACGTTTGATCCATACTTCAATACAAATGAATCAGGCTTTTCCATTTCAGATAAATTAAAGTTACGTACTGCATTATCAAAATCAGTAGTGTTCTTTAATACATCAATCGGGCTAATACCTTGCACCATGTTAGAACCTACAATGTGTTTGAAATGCAACATATCCATGTTATGTACCACTAATTTTTTACCAGTTGCACCATTAACCATGTAATAAAGCTCACGTGAGTTATTTTCTATAGCTAATTCAACAACATCCGGATTCAAAAGAAATAATTTTTCCGGTTGATGGTAAATATCTCGTTCAATCAAAACATAGGCGTTACCTTTTTCATTTCTGGTAGTTTCAATTTGATTGATGAAATCAAAACTACTTAATGAATTGTTAGGTGTTACTGTTAACAAATCTGATACATCAGTGTTAATCACTTTATAATCTTCATACATTTTTATTGGTAAACTAGCTATTGAATTAGATAACTTAGTTACTGCAGAAAATATGGTCTCGTTCGTTTCTAATGTGTTATTTATGATGCCCCAGAACGATTTGTTACGCCATGGACTGAAGTCATACATTTTATGTGCCGTTTGATCTACCCAGTTGTCTATCAATTTTTGTTTGATACGTGTTACTAAACCCTCTTTTGCGATTGCTCTCACCTCCTTAGCGCATTAAGTCTTTAACGCTAATAAATTCGATATTACCTTCACCACTTTCAGAAACAACTTTATTCATAATATCTGTATAAGTATTCAAGAAAGCTGCAAAACCATCGATTTTACGATATCTACTTTGTTTAGAAGGTAGCCAATTTCCATTTCTATCCAGTTTTAATTGAACATTGTTGATATACCATTTCATAAGTGGATTATTGTTGAATATAACTTTTCCATCTAAAAACATTTCCTTTAAATCTTTTAAAGCAGGACTTAAAGTCAAAGCACCTTGTCGTGTTTCTTCTGTTTCAAACCCGTAATTTTTCAACTCTTGATTTAATTTGAAAGCATTTGCTCTGTCATAGGTTATCTTTTCAACTGGATAATGCTCATTCATTTTAATAATCCAATCGTAAACATCTTGATACTCAATGTATGGTGTATCTTGAATGGTTAAGAAACCTTCTTCTTCCCATTCTCTATAAGGTATCTTCTCGTTCGAGTATTCAACCTTATGTTTCGGAATCCATGAATGAGATAAAACGGCAACTTTACCATTATCTAGTGCGAAAGTAGCACAAGCAGAAGTGAAGTCCTCTGTTTCTGATAAGTCATACCCAATCGTACATGGCAACCCTTCTAATTGATCTAATGCAATAACTTCGTTGTTCTTTTGCAACGTTTGATAGTCAATAAAGCTCATTTCATCGTTGTTGGCAAAAATATTAAAACGCTTTGTGATGAAGTCGCCACGTTCGGCGGGTATACGTTTAGCCTTTTCCCATTCTTCTTTCATCTCTTCAATGTCTATAGAAACACCCATATTAGGATTAGCTTTTATCCAATTAGATGAATCATTCATATCATCGTCATCATCAAGAGACGCCAAAAAGTAAAATGTACGTTCATCTGCTATAACACCATCAAGCGTATCTCTGCCCGCTTCAACCATATCAACAAGTGGTCCATCTAATTGATAACCAGCTGTTGTTATGTAAATGAGTAATGGTTGTAATCGCGCTGCTCTTGAGTTTTTAATGACTGATATCAATTTATAGTCTTTAAATTCATGTATTTCATCAAATATTCCCATGTGTGTGTTCAAACCATCTAATTTATCACTATCAGAGGCTTGTGGCATGATTTTCGATATTGTTGCATCGTAATGAATTTCGTCTCTTAACGGTCTGAAATTCTTACTTAATTTAGGACTAGCTTTAATCATGGCTTTTGATTCATCAAAAAGAATCCTTGCTTGTTTCATTACATTTGCTAATAGATGTATTTCTGCGCCATTTTCACCATCTTGTGAAACGCCATAGTTTGCAACACCCGAAATAGTGGTCGTTTTACCATTCTTACGTCCCATGAAAATAAGCGCTTCTCTAAAACGTCTTAATCGCGTTTCTTTATGCACCCAACCAAATAAACTACCGATGACAAAATGTTGCCAAGGTTGTAATACTAATTGTCGTTTAGATCCTTTTGATGGTTTACAAAACTTCTCTATAAAACGAATAGGTCTATGTGCTAATTCTTCATCAAAAACCCATTTACCACCGTTTTCTAAGTAACGTAAATGACGCTCACACTCTTTTATTACATATTTACTAGCAATAATCTTACCTTCGACTACTTGTTGCGCATACCAAGTTGTTAATAGCTTAGGTGATGGTTCGTTGAGTATCTTAATAGTCACCGAAACCACTTTCTTCCTGCACAATATTTTTACGTTGTGCGGCAGTTAAACCTAATGATTTAAGCAAGTTATTTAAGGTTTGTACCGTCTTTGTTAGCTCAATACTTAGTGGATTCTTAACAATATTGCTTGCTCCAGCTTTATTTGTGTGTTCCATCATCAAATCACTATGTTTTAACTCATCTCTTAATCTGCAATAAAATTCGTAAGTTTCAATATATAAGTTTATAAGTATATCGTCTGATTCTTGATAGTTATCGATATAGCTCATCAACTGTTCTTTTTTCAGATTCATGATGACCCCCCCTTTCATAAAAATTTTATCCGCGTTGCAAACGAAGATCCCCTGTCGGTTCCAGGCAAAAATATTTTTTGACCACTTGAGCAGGGGGTATAAAAAATAATTAAGTATTTTTTTATTTAAATTTTAGCAACTCGAATAATTTTTATATTATTTCTGTCTTGGTCATTAGCATGAATTTTATTGTGGCAACTATGACAAACTGAAAGTAAGTTATCGAGATTCAAAGCTTTATCAAAATCATCATCAACATAAACGATATGATGGACGATTGTAGCATCTGTGATATTCCCATTAAGTAAACACATTTGGCATAGGTTATTGTCTCTATCTAGTGCCATCTGTCGAAGCTTCTTCCATGCTCTTGAATGATAGAACCAATCATACTCATAAGACTTACGACCATGTTTATGTGTGTTGTCATGTCTTGTCATTGATCACACCTCATTGATTGCATAATAAAAGACACACCACTGAGTGATGTGCCTGTGTATTCGTATCGTATATCTATATTATAAAACTAATTGTATATTGATTGCACATTCCCTTCGATGTCTTCTATCTCTTCGATGTCTTCTCATTATCGTAGTGTCCTTGCTGTGCATCCATGTATACATTGACTATCTCATTAATGCATGCATAGAACTTAGAGTCACTATTAATCTCCATTAAATCTTTAATAGTCTTATGCTGCATATTAAGCTTAAGCATTTGAAGTATGTGGAAGTTCTTCTCATCTGTAATGTACTCTTCATACCTATCTATAAACTCTATCTTATTAAGTAGCTTAAGGTTGCGTCTATACTCTCTATTCCTATTCAGTACCTTAACTAATACCTTATCACCCGTACCGCTTTTGGCTTTAGGCATTACTGCTTCAATTCCATACTGTGCTATTGAAGTGCTATCTGCATCATATACCTGTGACTCTATGATATTACGCATCCACTTATAATCATTGATCATCTTCTTAACTTCACTACGTGTATACAAATGATTACCTCCATTACTTATACTTATCTATTCTTGCTTTAATAGCTTTCATTAATTCATCCTGTGTTAGTTCTTTATTCTGTAGTGCTTGATACACTCTTTGGTCTATTGTGTTCTCTGTCATAATATGATGAATGATTGTAGTATGTTCTTGTCCTTGTCTATACAATCTAGCATTGGCTTGTTGATATAGCTCTAATGACCATGTTAAGCCGAACCATACAATGATGTGACCACCTTGTTGTAGGTTAAGTCCATGTCCTGCACTTGCTGGATGTGCTAACAGTATCTTAGCTTTACCACTGTTCCATTTATCTTTATAGTCACTATCATCTAAAGTGATTACATCATCAAAGCGTTCCAGTATTCTATCCTTATCATGTCTAAAGCTATAGAATAAAAGGATTGGTTGCCCTTGTGATTCTTCGATTATCTCTTCTAACTTATCTAGCTTTCTATCATGAATGTGTCTCACTTCTTCATCATCTGTATAAACTGCTCCATTCGATAACTGCAGTAACTTCTGACTAAGTGACGCACCACTTTGTGCTACAACCGTTCCATCTGTCTCATCTTCTAAGATGTAATACTTCTCAAGCTCGTCATATAACTTACGTTCTTTATTAGATAAAGTAACAACTTGTTTCGTATCTATGCGTTCAGGCATATCTAAGTAATCACTAGCTTTCATACTTAAAGCTATATCTTCAATCTGTTTATAGATTAAATCTTCTGAGCCCTCTCTTAGTTCCCAGTTATACACATGATCACTTACTTGATGTGTAGCTCTGAAGTATCGTTCACGATATCGACTAAATGCCGTTTCTAGTCGTTCGCCTCTATCGATTAAATAAACTTGCGCCCATAAATCTAGTAGACTGTTTGGACTTGGCGTTCCAGTTAACCCAACAAATCTTTTCACTAAAGGTAGTTTCTTCTTTATGGCTTTAAACCTTTGGCTTGATGGATTCTTAAATGTTGATAGCTCATCTATCACAACCATATCGAATGGCCATTCTTTCTTATATTGCTCACATAACCATTTCGTATTTTCTTTATTGGTAATATAGATGTCTGCATCTTGCCTAAGTGCCGCTATTCTTTGCTTAGGTGTTCCAAGTATTTTAGATACACGCAAATGTTTTAAATGTTCCCACTTATCAATTTCATCTGCCCATGTATCTTTAGCAACATTCAAAGGTGCTATGACTAACATCTTTTCAGTATCAAGTAATTGTAATTCACTAAATGCCGTTAAGGTTGATACTGTCTTACCTAGGCCCATATCCAAGAAAAGACCATACTTTTCATTCTCAATCACTTTATCGATTGCATGCTTTTGATAGCTATGTGGTTGAAAGGTAATTGCCAATTTAGTCACCTACCTTTTTAATAAATTCATTCACTTGTTCTTTAGTCCATAGCGTGAAAACTTGATGGTTTCTTTTTTTTAATTGCTTATGCATGTATTGCTGCAATGGATCAACTCGTCCATTCGGTTGTTTCATTTCAACGTAATACGTTTTGCCTTTAGGCATAATGACTATCCTATCAGGCACACCTCTTGTTCCAGGCGACACCCACTTAAGACATAAGCCATTTAACTTTTTAACTTCTCTGACTAAATAGCTTTCGATTTTCGATTCTCTCATTTTCTCACCTGCATAATGAATACATAATTTATATATGCGTCCCTAACGTGCCTTTATTTTTTAGTTTTCTATACTATTATGCTATTAGGGACGTACATTACTATTACTTACTCCCTATCATTAAATATTAATCTATTATAGAAATTAAAAGGGACGCAAGGGACGATAGCACTCTAACCCTTGATACAACTGAATTTAAGCCGTGCCTTTAACCGTGCCTTTATTAAAATGTTAAAAGGGACGCAAGGGACGCTCACTTGAAAAACAGGCAATTTACCGTCCCTTTACTAATTTTAAAAGGCACGGTAAATTCAAGATAAAGGGACGCTTATTATTGAATATTTATACATTTTAAATTATATTAAATCATCTATGTCTACATCTCTAACATAAGCTTTTTGTTTACCATATTCTTTACCGAATTTAAGCTTGCCTTCTTTATTACCATCATAAACTTGCCAATTGCCTAACTGTCTTAAAGCGTTCGTAATCTTTTTAAGCTCCATTGAGCCTCGTCCGTCACCCTTATCTTTTCCAAAGCACTCAACGAATATTTCTAAAGCACACACTTTATCTCTTTGAACTAATTCGCTGCTTTGCTCACTAATCGACTCATCACCAAACTTATAAAAGTCTCGACGTTCACTAATTGACATATCTTGCCAGTTCTTAGGAATAGGTGTGTTAAGAAATTCTTCAATAATACCTACATAAGGTGATTCTTCGGTATGCTTACTTTGAATAGCATTCATCTCTTCTTCAAGTTCAGGATCTAGATAAAGTTCTTCGCCTTTATCGTAATAATGTTTAGCTTCTGCCCAAATTTGGTCAATTTCTTCCTTAGTTAGTTTTGACCATTTCACTTCTACTTTTTCAGGGTTAACAGTCATAGGCCAAAATCGACGACCGCCTGTTTCATCTCTTAGGAAATCAACTTTATTTGTTGTACCGATGAAGATGCATTGACGTGGAAAATCTTCTATATAATGACCATAAGCAACACGGAAACGGTCAATTTGTTTTGAGATGAAGTGCTTAATTGCTTCAACTTCGGCTTTACGTGTTGCAGCAAGTTCTGCCATTTCCATTAACCAAACGCCTTGAAGTGCTTCATAAGCTTCTTTACCAGTAACTGATACTAAACTGTCTGAGAACCAAGCACCGCCAAGCTTTTTAAGTATTGCCGATTTACCAACACCTTGTGGTCCGTAAAGCGTAAGCATATAGTCGAATTTGCATCCAGGTTCCATGACTCTTGCGACACCTGCAGTTAAAGCCTTACGTGTTGTCGTGCGATTAACTTCTGTGTCTTCAACGCCTAAATACTTAATAAATAGACGTTCAAGTCTAAGCTCACCGTCCCATGTTAGTCTATTAAGGTAATTTCTAACTGGATGATAAGCGTTTTGTATTGCAACACTGATGATTGCATCTTTTGTCTTACCTGAATGATGTATTTCATACACTTTTTCAATGTAACTACGTAATGCACTATCATCTCCGTCTTGCCATTGTCTATGTCGACTTTCTTTGTTCCACGGTGTTTTGCCTAAGCATTCAATCTGTTTCGTAAATTCATTAAATGCGATTTTACCTTTTAAGTTAGGATCATTACGTAAGATAATCTCAATGTTAGGAATGCTAGCTTTGAAGTTCCCTTTTGATGTAATTTCTAACGTTTCATCCCATTCGTCATTTGACGTTTCGATTGCGTCGAAGTCATCCATAACATTAGACATTTTGTCATTGATAAGCTGCTTTTTCACGCGCTCATCATTTTGTGCTTTTGTTTGCATGGCTTTATAACTTGGTAGACGATTAATTGGCGTATCAGCTTTCATGTCTTCATCTTGAGCGCCATATAAGTGAATACGCACTAAGTCAAAACTGTTAACAAGTTGACCACTGATTGGGTCTGTGTTGTGATGAGAATAAGCGAATTTGCCGTCCTCATATAAAACTAAACCGCCTGCAGTTGACCCTTCGTGGTAGGTATATCGGTCTGTACTATGTTGGTCGTAAAGTTCAGGTATAAAGGTTTCAATCGCTTCTTCAATAGTATAGGCTCTACAAAATGCACCAACGATACCTGGTTTCTCTTCTGGGTTACCTTGCTTGTCTGCTAAATGTTTTGTTTTGCTTTGCTCACGACTTGATGTTGGCCATTCTAAAGTGTCGGTCCAATCAACATATTCACTTAGAATTTCATCAGGGTCTAGTAGTGGTAAATCTTCATAAGTGAAAAAGAATTCTGCATCATTACTTGTTGATGGCCAATACATTAAGCGGTGTGGTTGATAAGTTGTATCATCAAAATATTCCATGCCAACCATATCTGCAACTTTACGTCCGACCGCTTCATACTCATCTGCATTGACATTACGTTTAAGTGGAATGACTAATCGTAATCTTGGACTAATCTCTCTATGCTTATGCGTTGAATAGACACAATAAGCAAAGTCGTAGAACATAGAAAGTATGTCGGTCATGTCTTGTGCTGCAAAGTCCAAGTCAAGCGTTAACATTGAACGGTTCATCACTTGACCGGCTTTACGCTTACCCTCCTTTAGGTAACCACCAACGAAACCACCAACATCTTTAACATCAGCTTGTTCAGTCTTTGACATCTTGTTGTAGTCGGCTAGGTCTTCTTTTGTTCTAACGGTTTGAGAAAGCTTTTGCATGAAGTCAGACCAAGCCATGTTATGATTAGTCCAATGCTTTGACAAACGACTTGCTGCATAAGCATAAGACACATCACGATCATATTTAATTGGTTGTAATTGTGTGACTTTGTCTAACATAAGTAGCTCCTTTCTTATCTTTTGCGATTATGCTCAATAATTTCACTAAGCATTTTGTTATGTGATTTGAGTGTTCTAATTTCATCTTTTTGTTCGCATTGAGCCATAAATTGAATAAAGCAAAGAATTGCTAAAAGTAATGTCGTTGTCCCCCACATTATTCATCTCTCCCATCTTTATAATTGAATGCATCTTCAAATGCTTGAGCGATATCACGCTCAATTTGTCGTCTGAATGTAGTGTTTAAATCGAATTGATCAACAGGACTTGCAAAGTCATCCGGTGCCGTATCAACTTCATCAGGTTTGTACATGAAATGCTCATATATTTTGATAAGTATTTTGTATATTAAGATTGCTGCAATAGCAGTTAGGAATGTTTCAAAGTATTTATTCATAAAGTATCGTTCCTTTCGAAAATATTTTGGTATACTTAAATTACTTTTATAGAAGGTGAGGTGCCATATAATGACAGGAAAATCAGTTAAAGATGCTATTATTAGATCCTTACAAGATGGTTATGCAACTAAAATAGCTACAGTAGATGGTGAAAAGTACAAAATTGATAACTACGGTACAATCAATGATGAATTTTGTATGGTAATGAGTAACAATAAGACTTTCACTATTGATACTAAAAGCATCGTTTCTATCACTCAAAGCGATGTTCCAAGCCATTCAGGTCTTAAGAAAGGGAAAGCTAAAATCCTTTAAATTGCTAGAGGGCCCTAGGGCCCTCATTTCATCTCCCCAACACTTCCTTTACACGTTGATAAATGTCTTTAGTACCCTGTACTTCCGAACCCGTCTGTCCCTCTCTCTGACACATTGCTAAACTCCTTTACTTCTTTTAATTCTGGTGTCCAAATTGGTACGATAACCAATTGTGCGAGTTTGTCGCCTTTTTTAATACCGTAAGAGTTAGGTATTTGATGTAAATCATTAGTTGCTTGTCCTTTGATATTTAAAACGCCGAAACCTTCTACTAACAGATTGTCTGACATATCTATATATTCTGCGTCATTCTTAATATTAATTCCTAAATTACCCTGATAACCTGCATCTATCTTGCCTGTTTCGATTACTAAATGCGTCTTGCTACTCACGCCACTTCTTGATGTTAAAAGTCCTACATAGCCCTCTGGGATGTTCACAGCTACATCTGTTTTAATCACTGCTTTTTCTTGTGACTCGAGCATCACTGTTTCTGCTGCATAGATGTCAAAGCCGGCATCTAAACGCTCACGTGTTGGTGTAGTTGCATTCTCTGATAGTTTGATAAACTCTAATGTGTTAGTCATTTATTCGTCCTCCTTAAATTCCATTTGCATTGGTAGTATTTCTATAATGCGCACACTTATTTTTGCTTTACTAAATCGCTTTAACATCTTTTGTTTAGCTTCTTCTTTATTCTTTGCAGGTACTAAATCGGTAAATGTATTAAGTCTGTTCAGATTAAGTTTGTACTTAACTTTGAATATCTCTTCCACGTTGTAAGCAAATTGAACAACTGTGATTTTGCCGTGCAACCATTTAGCGTGTTCACGTTTGATTAAGCCTAGTTTGTTCAATTCACGTTGTTGATTTTCAACAGTAAATTTATGGTTCTGCAATTCCCAAATTAAGTTATTAGCACTTTCTTTTGTTACTTCAAATGTATTGTTGAAAAAATCATCTGATACTACTTCTAGTTCACTCATCACTGCCACGCTCCATTGTTTTAGATATATTTCTTCTAGCATTCTCTTTCTCAACTTTACATATCGAAAAGTCAATCATTCTTTCTACTGCCTCATCTGCACAATATCCAGATGTGATAAAACGTTGTTTAATATCATCAAACGCCTCTGCCTTACGTTTAATGTCTGCAATATCGTTGATGAGTTCGTCGCGTTGGCTTTTATATTCGTCACGTTCTTTAATATGCTTTGCATTTTCGTTAAACCAGTATTCAGATTGTAATTCGTAGTATTCTTTAGTATTCGGCTCTATGCTATTTACCATTCCTAACACACTCCCTATTTCGTTTAATATCGTCTTGCTCAACTAACATTGTCACTCTGCTTCCTGCGACCTTTACGACAGAGCCGTTGACACCTAACTTGCGTAGTTCCTGTTGTATTTGTGTAGGTGTCTTGCCTTGTGTGTTGTAGCGATAGCGTTGGTTGATTGTGTCGGATAGTATCATTCCACTAGCCACGCTGGTACACCTTCTGTCTGTTTAATATCTGAATATTTATGTTCTACAAATTTCACATTCAATTCTTTTTCGACATCTTCTGTATAGGGCAATCGGTTTAAACTGCTAAAGCCTAAATGGTTATTCTCATCATTTTGAATAAACCAGGCGCCATATGCTTCACGTGTTAATACATCACATTGAACAACCAAGCCATTCATGCCACGAATAAGCATGTTGAATAATAAGAATGGAATTGTACGGTCGCTTAACTCCTCTGCTGTGTAGAAATACATTCTAGGCTCATAGTCAAATGGTGAATGCTTCATTCTATCCTTGTTCCATTTCTCAATCACAATGCCACCTGTTCCTGCTGCTGGCTCATAGTAATCACCTTTGCTATCTCCTACCATTTCCACAAGTAGCTTACTAATAGATTGTGGTGTGAAATCTTGCTTATGCTTTTTACGATTGGCATGTTCATCTTGGAAATATTCATGAAACCAGTCGTAATTGACATCTTTATCAAAGGCTTCAAGAAACTCCATAAATATCTTGTTACGTTCTTCTATATCGCCATGTAAGATTTCCATAATTTTTCTAGGTGCTTGATAACTGTCTCTAATATTTAGAATGTCATTGATCATTCGCCTACACCTACAATCTCTTTAACTGGCACTCTAATCGCAATTAATCTATCACGCGTTTGTTTTTCTATTTCATAAGCGTGCTTAGAAGAGATAGCAAAGAAGCCACCAATTGATATGCCTAATTTCTCACAACATTCTTTAGCTGTTCCTGCACAAATAAC encodes:
- a CDS encoding phage portal protein; the protein is MRAIAKEGLVTRIKQKLIDNWVDQTAHKMYDFSPWRNKSFWGIINNTLETNETIFSAVTKLSNSIASLPIKMYEDYKVINTDVSDLLTVTPNNSLSSFDFINQIETTRNEKGNAYVLIERDIYHQPEKLFLLNPDVVELAIENNSRELYYMVNGATGKKLVVHNMDMLHFKHIVGSNMVQGISPIDVLKNTTDFDNAVRNFNLSEMEKPDSFVLKYGSNVSPEKRNAVINNFKEFYNDNGGILFQEPGVEIEPLPKKYVSEDIVASENLTRERVANVFQIPSMFLNAKSSANFAKNEELNRYYLQHTLLPIIKQYEEEFNRKLLTKLDRQKNRYFKFNVKSYLRADSATQAEVYFKAVRSGYYTINDIREWEDLPPVEGGDKPLISGDLYPIDTPLEQRKSLKGGDKDANETEVLPNEKEVTE
- a CDS encoding phage major capsid protein; this encodes MPTLYELKQSLGMIGQQLKNKNEELSQKATDPNASMDDIKQLETEKAGLQQRFEIVERQVSDIEEKEKEKVKDKGETYQSLNDDEKLVKAKAEFYRHAILPTEFEKPSVEAQRLLHALPTGNESGGDKFLPKTLSKEIVSEPFAKNQLREKARLTNIKGLEIPRVSYTLDDDDFITDVETAKELQIKGDTVKFTTNKFKVFAAISDTVIHGSDVELVNWVENALQSGLAAKERKDALAEKPKSGLEHMSFYNGSVTQVDGADMYQAIIGALADLHEDFRENASIYMRYADYVSIIKTLSNGTTNFFDTPAEKVFGKPVVFTDAAVKPIVGDFNYFGINYDNTTYDTDKDVKKGEYLFVLTAWYDQQRTLDSAFRIANVKATTASTPS
- a CDS encoding terminase large subunit produces the protein MTIKILNEPSPKLLTTWYAQQVVEGKIIASKYVIKECERHLRYLENGGKWVFDEELAHRPIRFIEKFCKPSKGSKRQLVLQPWQHFVIGSLFGWVHKETRLRRFREALIFMGRKNGKTTTISGVANYGVSQDGENGAEIHLLANVMKQARILFDESKAMIKASPKLSKNFRPLRDEIHYDATISKIMPQASDSDKLDGLNTHMGIFDEIHEFKDYKLISVIKNSRAARLQPLLIYITTAGYQLDGPLVDMVEAGRDTLDGVIADERTFYFLASLDDDDDMNDSSNWIKANPNMGVSIDIEEMKEEWEKAKRIPAERGDFITKRFNIFANNDEMSFIDYQTLQKNNEVIALDQLEGLPCTIGYDLSETEDFTSACATFALDNGKVAVLSHSWIPKHKVEYSNEKIPYREWEEEGFLTIQDTPYIEYQDVYDWIIKMNEHYPVEKITYDRANAFKLNQELKNYGFETEETRQGALTLSPALKDLKEMFLDGKVIFNNNPLMKWYINNVQLKLDRNGNWLPSKQSRYRKIDGFAAFLNTYTDIMNKVVSESGEGNIEFISVKDLMR
- a CDS encoding HNH endonuclease signature motif containing protein, with protein sequence MTRHDNTHKHGRKSYEYDWFYHSRAWKKLRQMALDRDNNLCQMCLLNGNITDATIVHHIVYVDDDFDKALNLDNLLSVCHSCHNKIHANDQDRNNIKIIRVAKI
- a CDS encoding P27 family phage terminase small subunit, translated to MNLKKEQLMSYIDNYQESDDILINLYIETYEFYCRLRDELKHSDLMMEHTNKAGASNIVKNPLSIELTKTVQTLNNLLKSLGLTAAQRKNIVQEESGFGDY
- a CDS encoding DEAD/DEAH box helicase — protein: MTKLAITFQPHSYQKHAIDKVIENEKYGLFLDMGLGKTVSTLTAFSELQLLDTEKMLVIAPLNVAKDTWADEIDKWEHLKHLRVSKILGTPKQRIAALRQDADIYITNKENTKWLCEQYKKEWPFDMVVIDELSTFKNPSSQRFKAIKKKLPLVKRFVGLTGTPSPNSLLDLWAQVYLIDRGERLETAFSRYRERYFRATHQVSDHVYNWELREGSEDLIYKQIEDIALSMKASDYLDMPERIDTKQVVTLSNKERKLYDELEKYYILEDETDGTVVAQSGASLSQKLLQLSNGAVYTDDEEVRHIHDRKLDKLEEIIEESQGQPILLFYSFRHDKDRILERFDDVITLDDSDYKDKWNSGKAKILLAHPASAGHGLNLQQGGHIIVWFGLTWSLELYQQANARLYRQGQEHTTIIHHIMTENTIDQRVYQALQNKELTQDELMKAIKARIDKYK
- a CDS encoding head maturation protease, ClpP-related, with the protein product MPMKPKYFQMKRKSQSKGEIYIYGDIVSDKWFETDVTATDFKNQLDELGDVNEIDVHINSSGGSVFEGHAIYNMLKMHSAKINIYIDALAASIASVIAMSGDTIFMHKNSFLMIHNSWVMTVGNTEELRKTADLLDKTDSVSNTAYLDKATSLTQEELKQLLDVETWLTADEALSMGFVDEVIGANEMAASISEEQFKRFNNVPEVVEKDVDKITKIDDIDTSDSVETPKKAMSQEEKEAREKIRRECENLKITMNF
- a CDS encoding VRR-NUC domain-containing protein gives rise to the protein MRESKIESYLVREVKKLNGLCLKWVSPGTRGVPDRIVIMPKGKTYYVEMKQPNGRVDPLQQYMHKQLKKRNHQVFTLWTKEQVNEFIKKVGD